The Setaria viridis chromosome 9, Setaria_viridis_v4.0, whole genome shotgun sequence sequence ATGGATGgctacctctccaacaaaccggaaaattttgtggatgatcAAGAAAAACTTTACAAGAAAGGAAAATGTTTAGCACAAGCAAGAGAGCTGGAGATCAAAGGTTTAGTTgttaaggaagaattggaagtgtTGGAaacatcatcgtcatcatcatctactTCAAAGTCTACACCACCAGCAAGCATCTACAATGGGAGATCAACAACTGGAGGGAGAGCCTACTGTGAGAGAACTTTGCATCCCGAACATCAATGACTTACCTATCCATGAATTGGGTGGTGTTGGCCGACCGTTTGGGATCGATACTTCAAGATTGAGGATCTTATAGAGTTCATCTTTCACGGGCAAGGAAGATGGtaatcttcatctacaagcaTTTATGTAGCTATTCAACACCTTTGATGTGGATGGAGTTACTCAGAATCAACTAAGGGCAAGGTTGTTCCCTTGCTCTCTACTTGGAAGAGTGCTTCAATGGTTTTACTCTCTACCAGTGGCAACAATTCAaaattgggatgagttgatgaaggctttcttAACTGAACATTATTCACCAGCCAAGACTCAGAATCTCAAAAGTAGTCTAGTTACCTTTGCTCAATATGCTTCCGAGATGACTGCTGAAGCTCATGAGCGCTTGAATGACTACATCCGTGCAGTTCCACATCATAAGCTCCCTAGGGAGGACCTAGTCCAGAAGTTGTATCAAGGGCTGACACCAGCATCAAGGGCAGTTATCGACGCATCAGCTGGAGGATCAATTATAGACCTCACCCCAACTCAAGATTTCAAGTTATTTAAGAATGTTGCAGACAACAATGCGTGGGCATCGTCTGGGTGCTTATTCCCAGCTCAACCTACTGAAATACATAAGGAGTGTTGCAGGGGGAGCGTGATCAATTACTCGATGGAAAGATCGACTCGTTGATGAGGAgactggagaagatggagataaaggAAGCTCAAGCTATAGACCTGAAGGCAGCagaagcaagatcaacatgtgaagGGTATGGCAACTACGGCCGTGTCGAGAAGAACTGTCTTGAGGAAGCAAAGTTGctagactacataaagaagggagagtggtttccaccatccaactatcaGTATGGACAGAATAGacctcaattcaatgcaagctcatcCATCTAGAACACAGTGCCTCTACGCATTCAGATGAAGGagttcatggaggagcaagGCAAGATTAAGAAAGACACTATCACTAAGTTCAATCTATGGACAAGATTCTGGAGAATATAGATAGCAATGTGATAGAGGTTGGAAGTTCgaaccaccaagtgatgaacatgTTGAAGATGATGGAGACTCAAGTTGCACAGTTAGTTGTGCATTTTACAAGCAATCAAGGGAAATTGCTAGGACAACCGATGAATCCAGAGTCAGCTAAAGCTATTCAATCTCGCATAGGCAAGGAAACAGAAGATCTAGAACGTTCGGCGGGAGTTAGGAAGCCTAAACCATCTACAGAAGGagagatgacttcaaaggagaagacacctaCCCTAGCTCTAGAGATGGTCGATCAAGATGACACAAAGATTCTACCAGAGAAACCACGCCATCGTCTACGTAAAACTGATGAACAGTTTGAGAAGGTTATTGAAGTTGTCCGCTTGTTGAACATCAATGTGCCACTGCTGGACGttctacaagttccaacctatGCTCACTACTTCAAGAATATCCTGACAACCAAGCAAGAGATTCCGCAGTTCCCTACAGATCACATCAAGATGACGGAAGACTGCAGTGCTGCAATTGCAAATCAAGCTCCCGACAAGAAAAGGGATCCTAGATGTCCAACCATCCCAGGTTCAATTGGAGTGCTAATATTCGAAAGGGCATTATGTGATCTTGGCGCAAGTCTAAGCATCATGCCCAAAGATGTGTTCGAGAAGCTATGCCTGCAGGAGACAGAACCGACTGCTATGTgcttggagttggtggataacaCCGTTCGCTATCCTGAAGCCATTGCTATAGATGTATCAATGAAGATCGGGAATCACTTTGTCCTTGTTGACTTCATGATACTCGAGATGGGAGAAGGAGCTAAATCCCCACTCATCCTGGAAGGCCATTCCTAAAGACCGCAAGAGCAATCATAGATGTTGGGAAGGGCGAGATCAAGTTTGATATCAATGGCACAATGAGTGCATTCAAGTTTTGCCTACgctttgaggtatgcaacatgatttctagGAAGTATATACCGCCACATCATCGTGTcaagcaggaggagaagaacaagaaggcagaagaaaagaagctagTAGAAAAAGTTGCTATCATCTAGAAGAAGGAAGAACACCAACCTGTGAAAACCAAAAAGATAGGCAAGCCTGTGCCTACATCAAATCTAAAGAGGGTGAAGAAGTGGGTGCTACAGACTGTAGCACTGACACTAAGTGCTGGTCCgaagtgaagaattgaagagtctagctATAGACTATAAACAAAGCGCTATACGGGAGGCAACCCGATCAtcgagtcaagaataagctactgGGAGGACAACCGTGGAGTCATTTGAAGAGTCAAGTGAGTCCCAGATTTTGCTACATCATACCTGATGAATATTTAATAAGTTGAACCTTTGGTTAAGACAATATTTATTTGACCTCATTGCTAGCTctgagttaatttttaatttttaaattagaggaggattaagcatttaaacatgatttggagggTTTATGAGCTTCATTTACTTTAATGGTTGATTTTGTGATCACGGGAACAATCATGGAGGCACTCTCACTTACCACACATGCGTAAAGAAACAAAGAGTGGCCTGTTGAGGGAtatgggttccccatgggtccctaccgaccaggatactggcctgacttgacaagtgggcccgtccAACCAGGGCATGCAGGTCagggacatgaagttacttggagttcAAGACAAGGCAACTAGATAGTTCAAATCTGCCCGGATATCATGAAACGCATATTATAGtctgactcagattaccttccatgtaacaatcATGTAGATTAGATTCCAACCGACTTGGAACCCTAGGTCGTTAGCCTATATAGCAGCCTCGGGCACCCCCTGAGGGTATCCCAATTATTCCACGCACCATTGCAAAATAGTACAATTTAGCAtacaagacatagggtattactcctcggaggcccaaacctatctaaaaccctcatgtccctcgtgttcttgtgatcaccttcgagttcatGGTTttgcaatcgccctcacctaaaAATCAACCAATTGGGTAACCCtctggtggactgtcgggcttataaatctaacaattggcacgccaggtaggggtgattgtgagatcctcctagcgacctcgatggcatcccgccccaGCATTGTTTAACCCAAGAGCATGAAGGGCTACCCTACCAACCTGATCCAAATTCGCTTCAGGACCATGTTGGCGGATTCCATTCCCACAACCTCTTCCATTGACTTGGCAGTCTCTGTCGACTCCGCACCCACCACCAACTCGTCGTCCATTGGATCTACTCCAGCGGAGCGAAACctccacccaaggatcatcatgccgcttgcccagcaggttggtgatctctctctctccgagaggGTTCTAATCTACTTGCTTTGGCCCACCTACCCacgccctccgacctgatcgtggggctagatcgcatcagtaacaccattgctgagtgcatagatctATCTGAGGTGGCGCTACGCTTAACAAGGTCGGCGCAGGGTCCGTCCCGCGCCCCCTTTGGTCTATGGAACTCGGCTACCGTGTACTCCGCCAAACTCGACCAGGCTTTCTAGATCTAATCTGGAGACCCGCCCGAACCTACCTAGTTTCCGGACTGTGGTGAATTCTAGGTGCCCCGCATCGTCCTGATGCCAAATCCCTGTGAAAGCGATCATGAGAGCAACTCCTGttgagatacgaggtaggctacactagcgcaatacaaaaattctaccacgtataaccaggaagaactgctgtataaggatcacgggattaccactcgacgcactactggtgcggaagatgtagatatgcgtcgatgcagtgaagacgatcacgtagtcgtacgtagtcgatcaacgtagtcgtacgtagtcgatcacgtccagcagctcgtccacgtgcagcaagatcgcctccggtaccgcggctcgtcgttggctcgtcgtggctcgtcggcggctcgtccaagtgctgcaggtgcaacacctccaaggtatccacacgtgcagggaggaagcgtcgcaagccggactgctagatccgcgagttgcaacaggcaagggcgtgggaggcgcggcaggtgtgtttcgccaaaaaggtgtccaccctagggtgcccccacccctctatttatagaggttcctgacgggcctctggatccgaggcccattagcacttctaaacctaatccaactcggatcagatccgaattgggcttccagccccttaagtgtgtgaccctatgggttcggatacgtatagacatggcccgagtactcctactcggcccaatagtcggtagcggcctctagcaagacatgccaactcctatacgcacacgaagatcatatcagacgaaccatcacaacataatatacatgatattccctttgcctcacgatatttggtctagctacaagccgaccgctctttctcgatcctgtgatccggaatccctttgtaggttaactcttaaccgtacgtagcatggccatgcattttcggatccgatcactcgaggggcccagagatatcactctcaatcagagaggggcaaatcccatcttgattgaccatgtctcatagcatgcttcttgacaaacccgaaagctacctttataactaccctgttacggcgtagcgtttgatagcccctaagtaggtcgatccacatctagaatacatgcgacaatctcaggtctaaggacaaagcgtatatgttgtttaaagaaagaactacttctcgtgttgggtcagtcctagcacatgtctccacatgtgtccacattattagttcaacatctccatgtccatgacttgtgaaacatagtcatcaactaatacatgtgctagtctaatattcatgtgtgtcctcacatgaactccgactagggacaactttagaataaccatacaagtaaagagtttcacatacaattcacataattgcaaatcaattcaagtagcctttaaaggatattcaatgaacacaatatacaaatcatggatacaaatggaatatcatcatctctatgattgcctctagggcatacctccaacagtctcccacttgcactagagtcaatctagaaggtacctaattcccatagctcttacatgcgcatcatgcttagcctgcgggagtggttttgtcaacggatcagaaatgttcagatccgtgtgtattttgcatatcttgatctcaccccggttaacgaagtctcgaatgagatgaaatcgccgcattacgtgtttgttcttctagtggttccttggctcctttgcttgcgcaattgccccattgttatcacagtagagattcaatgggctggacgcattcgggaacacaccaagctcaatgaggaaattccttatccaaacaccttccttcgcggcttccgaagccgcgatgtactcggcttctgtcatagaatcggccaccgtctcctgcttggaactcttccaactaacagcaccaccattcagc is a genomic window containing:
- the LOC117835501 gene encoding uncharacterized protein, with protein sequence MDKILENIDSNVIEVGSSNHQVMNMLKMMETQVAQLVVHFTSNQGKLLGQPMNPESAKAIQSRIGKETEDLERSAGVRKPKPSTEGEMTSKEKTPTLALEMVDQDDTKILPEKPRHRLRKTDEQFEKVIEVVRLLNINVPLLDVLQVPTYAHYFKNILTTKQEIPQFPTDHIKMTEDCSAAIANQAPDKKRDPRCPTIPGSIGVLIFERALCDLGASLSIMPKDVFEKLCLQETEPTAMCLELVDNTVRYPEAIAIDVSMKIGNHFVLVDFMILEMGEGAKSPLILEGHS